ttggtaaatttctgtttttgtgtatgttttggactttgattttgaagtacaaattttaaaaaccatgggggaaaaaatgatcAGACAGGAAGAGGTTAAAGAATTCTGGGTGACAGTAGTGGACTTTTCACTGTCATATGCATGCAGGTAAAGGTATGTATTATGGAGACAGGATGACTGAGGGGTACTTGTTGGAGACCAGGGGCTTGTAGCTTTATCTAAAGTACTGATCTTCTTGTTGTTTGTAGCAATGTCTAGCAGGCCAGggaactgagaagacccagcCAGGGTTGAGAAAATTGTCACTTAGGCGTTTTCCGTATGgtccaaaaatagcagtgtgaaaaccatgtaaacccttttacacaattttaatgcattttacactgttttcacaccatttttacaccactgtttttggcccatgaggaatccgcctTAGACAGGACTGTAAGTGTAGAGATCCTTCTGTCTTTTTGTGTCATCTCTCACCTTCCTTAGACTGATtctctcaggtctaatttcctccttctcagaagttcagtcttctttctccttccttctgtaTCTAGCAGGGTAGCTGCAGGCTATGCCTGTTTATTGGCTTTCCTATCTAAAAAGTATTTTCCTAATTACAAgataaaggtaaatgtttatcagTGAGTCTGCTGCTTTTCTACGCAGCTAGCCCATCTGCTAACACTTCTATTCATAGGTCTAGACTTCAGATGATTATGGCACCCCAGGCTTTGagcctgtagcagccattttttggtgTCTTTGGCAGGATCAGCTACTCATGTACAGGAATAGAGAACAGGATGTCATCCCTCCAGCCTTTTTTTTGAATGCACACCAAGAGAAgcagcaataagaacataagaatataagaactagcctgctggatcagtccagagtccatctagtccagcactctgctactcgcagtggcccaccaggtgcctttgggagctcacatgcaggaggtgaaagcaatggccttctgctgctgctgctcccgagcacctggtctgctaaggcatttgcaacctcagatcaagaaggatcaagattggtagccagagatcgacttctcctccataaatctgtccaagccccttttaaagctatccaggttagtggccatcaccacctcccgtggcagcatattccaaacaccaatcacacgttgcgtgaatatgGTGATGGCCACCAATATGGCAGTGATGATGAGAATTCTTTCATGGGTCTGACCTTTGTCTTTACTATGGTACACCTCCTAATGTTTGGCTTATGTTTTTTGTTTCTTGCTCTTTTGGTCTGTTACCTACAATCCTAGCTTTCAAACCAGCAAAATCATAATTTTGGCTCTCCTCTCTTCTCAGCACATGACTTCCTGTCACGCTTATTGCAACTAAGTGAGTCCCATGATTGATGTGTTCTAGGTCTGGAAAGGTTGATTATCACTGATCAAAAGGACATAGTCTTGAGTTATTTTTCTTCAGATGCTTTCCACCTGATACAGTAGTCAAGGGTCTGCAGACTGTTCTCACTTCGGGGCAGGCTATAATACTACTGTTATGAGACTACAAACATTTGACTCTTACAAGCAGATTTAGCAAGTGAGATCAACGGCATGTCTTTGCAGTGCTAGTATTCATCAGAATTCAGATCTGTCATCCAAGCTCTATTGACTTAGATGGAGTTATTTTTAATGCAAATATATCTACATTCAAGTCCACCAAATTGAAACATATGACTAGTTGTATGTAGTTATATACGATCATGTCCACAGAATTTAATacattattttttacttttacagcccaatccagaggggaggaATCAAAGCAACTCCTGGAACTGGTGCAGGTCtgcaccagcaaatttgcctatCCCGCTGGTGTAAATGGCACCTACACTAGCAGGGAGGAATAACACAGGTGGCCAGGGGCCATGGAGCTCTGTGGTCCCTGACCCAGAGGAGCCTCCtgcctgcagagctgtgctggcctaAAGGAGTATATTGGCACAGTTGGGGCTGGGCTAGAGGTATACCCATGGGGTGGAGATGACCTTAGTTAGCTTCCACTGAGCTTTTGGCTTGGGAACTACCCTGGTGAAGGCCTCTGATGTACTCTACCGAAAGGATGGTATACGTTTGTTTTCACCAGTAGGAGCTTTTCAGGTGACCAGGAATCTCTGGTTTTTGCTGCCATCGTGTGCCACCTGGAAGGCCTCTGGAAGTCCGGAGGTGGTATGGCAACAGCCCTGTCCCCAGATGTggtggcctctggattgggctgagtCTCTTCCCCCTTGATTGGTATGTTCATCCTGAATATGAAAAGTTACAAATGATGAGCTATTTGAAAAGACAGAAAATGTTAAACTGGACGATCAGCTTGGGAGAGAAGTACCTtacccagtggtgtagtgccaacagggcaggggggccctgatgccctgggcgcatgcctgtgTGGGGGAGTTGCCGGGGTGTGgatggggcgttccggggcatgggcgtggcaggagcacagggtgcacacgtgccccaggcgcagttttccctcactCCGCGCCTGACCTTACCCAATAGTTTTTGCTATCTTTATGTTGACACCCCCCATTGTTGGAAGAAGGGGTGAAATGAGACTACACACTAGTCCTTCCTTCAGTTCACAGAACCCCAATTCTTTATTAATCACAGCTTGCACACAATGACATACAGGAAAAATAGCACTAATGAACTAGAATATGCAGGCAGCAATTTCCAAGAGGGTTAGGAACAATTTTAAACTGGCAGCTATCTGCAGAGGAAGAGGACTGATGTATGCTGGCTAAGTGATGCAATACTTGGCACGAATACCCGAGCGTATCACCTCTGCAGCCTCAGCCCTCTTCTTtcttgtatctttttaaaaataggcagGGCAGATTAACACTGAAGTACAGAATATGGCTGGATCAATTTATGGAATCTGGTGCAATACGTTCCACAGATCATCTTGTACTGTGAAGAAACAGAGTGATTTAATGCTAGAATCCTGCCTGCACAACTGTATCTGTTGTTTGATTTCAGCACCTGTAGGCAGGACTATGACCTAAGATAAAACAGATCACAGCATCTAGGCCAAGAGCTCCTTGGCTCTAATTAAGCAATATATTAGAAGTGCATTTTAAATAGGAAAATCAGACACAGTTTGCAATTCAGCctcttaaaatacttttttttgcaccagatccaGTCACTCTCCACTGCATttaatatccttttttaaaaaatggcccagGATTATTTTCACTCACTTCCTTATTGATGACATTTATCTTCCAAAACCAGAAGATATTTCCTTCTGAAGGCAGTTAACAATTACTGCAAATATTGTTTTATATAGTAGATTGTTGAGATAGTAAATACGTTATGATTGCGCAATGTTCAAGGAGTGTGTTTCACGATGCCTGTAATCTCCTAACTGtcttaataaaggttattgattgCAAAGCATTCTAGGTAATTAGGCGATAGCTGGACTCTAGCACCATAGATGTTCTATTGACTTGGTTGTTCAGTTGGAAAGAAAACAGCTAAGGATGGATTTTGCTGCAGGAACCTTCAGAGGAACAGATCTAACAAATTCAACTGAATGAAAATAGACAACATCAAAAGCCTGTTACAGGACATGTAAAGATTATGAAATAACTTGCATAATGCAATACttgtattttttaacaaaaatgtaaGTATTTACAAAATAAGACCCAAGTTGTATTTTAAACATCAAGCAAACCATTCTGCAAAGACTGCATTTTAATTGAGTtcttgattcttttttaaaaccacatcATACATTTCCCATACTAATATCTCATGATCTGTAATAATATAGGCAGGGGAGTTCAGGAAGTGGTGGTGAGCAATCCCACTCCCTCCACTCCTGGGCTCAGCCAGACAGTTCCACCTGGAGCTCCTTGTTTCTGCGGACTTCTGCAGCATGCCTCTCCTAGCAGGGGAAAAAATACGATATAGTAAACTTCTGACCTTtctcccaaaatatttttttttaatatcaacCGCCTTTGGTTTCATTCAGAGTGGTGTAAGCAAAGGCATGAGACTGATTTTAACCTAGAAAGACATTATGTAATCCATATTTCCTGGCCATGGGAAGTAACGATTTCTTTGTCTCATTTTTGGATAAGAATCAGCTTGGGATGGTGATAAAAAAACGCTTTGGAGATTTTAAAAGAGAAGCTAGATGGCCATCctacagcaatgctgattctgtgaacttaggtaGATCATGAGAAGAAGGGTAGGAAGATTTGCATCAGTGCTTGGTTCTTGTAGCTCTTACATGCCCATGATCATGACGATCACCACTTTGGAACCAGTAAGCAATTTTTGTCCAGTCCAGATTGGCTCGGGATCTTGGAGggttcccccgcccccaatctggGCATGGAGCAATGCTCActgcttgtgtgtatgtgtgaatttcctgtattatgtagggggttggactggatgaaccTGTCCCATCCAACTCTGTGTTTCCATTATTTTAAAGTGGAGGAAAAGTTGctacagcaaatatataacataTCCCCAACTATTGTGAAATGGCCAAGAAACAAGGAAAACTTCCTGGCACAGTTCAAACAAGGCTCTGAATATGTAAGACCAGCTGGTTGCTAGAAGAAGGCTCACACATATCTGTCCTTCCTCTGAGCCTGTTGGACTTCAATTTAACGGGCAGAGGTAGGACATGAACCCTATCCCGGCACATGGGATAGGCAAAGGAAGGTGATCCTGCTTTTGTATTGTCCGTTATTGCCAAACCTTTAGAATTTTATCAGTCACATCCAAGCTATCAGAAGCTGCCTTTGAAAGGGCAGATAAAACTTAACAGGACCACATTAATGAGCATGTCTTCtcatgattctattctattccttttTCAGAAAGTGGTGATAGATGTTATTTTCCCCATGCTCGCTATGCCCAGAAGTGCAGTTATCTTTGGATTACCCTCATTGTATATTTTGTACTTTTTGTAGGCACACTAGGGTCCAAACTATACCTGTACTCTGGTAATTACAGACTGGTTACCTTCTCCTGAAGGCGTTCAACAAGAGCAGCTAGGTTAGCTTCACGGTTTTCTTTGATCTGTTCCATTTTCTGTATCAGTTTTTCCTCTGCCATTTTACTGAAGTTATTGTTCTCCTCCAAAGCCTTCTGAAGGACCTCTCGTTCATGTTCTCTCTTTTCTGCCAGCTGTTTCAGCACCTGAGCCTCCTGGGActagggaaaaaataaaagaagatccAGTGGGGCAATTAACTGCAAAAACATTCAAACAAGTTTGAAAGAATTCTAACCATTGGGTTTTAGTGACTGGGAAAAGGAGAACAAGTCTCTTTTGCAACATTTGTCTAGTGGAAGGCATAAAAGCTAAGACAATGATCAACTTTGCTTAGTTCAAAAAGTTTAGTTTTCTTCTGAATTATTTTTAGTAGTGTTTAAAAGCATGGTTGGATCTAAAGGACCTAATCTCTGTTTAAGGAACCTATCTTTTCTGCCACCCCCTTCCTGCTGTAGATATTTTTATTCCCCCAAAGTTGCACCTAAGGGTCACAGAAccatcagaaaaaaatgggagtGCATATGGAGTCTCAGGTCAAAAGGGGGAATCATTCTCCTTCTTACACAAGCCGAAGTTTCTTCCTGTAACAGATCATCAATGTTGGACCCAGCCTAATAAATATATACAACCACTACGTGGTAGTAGAAACCTGATGAATTTTCAAGAAATGTTATATTTTCAAAGTCAGTATTACAAACAAAACTAATTCCAATCGTACAGACTTTCATGTACTTGCATATAGTATAAGAAATGTGAATGAGGAAAATCAGGAATTTTTTTGAGCATATGGATGGATCTCTGAAAAATGGATGCCTTTTTGTTGTCATTACTGAAAAAAACACCATATATTTAtgctcttttgtttttcttaacattTTATATGGATGGTAGGTAATGCTTATTGACTGTTTTTTAATGACTTTTAGTAAATGACTATGTGTGTGAAGtcgaattttttaaaagcatttttgttCACGTTGTTATAAATTATCTTGAAAATTAACATAAGCTTAAAATGACAACGGAAGTTTAAGATCTCAGTATGcctcaatgttttatttttggtaaGTCTGATTTTTCAGCATAGATTTACTTAATATTCCTTTTGTgatgggaagaattagaacttgTTCATAAACCCTGGACATGTTTGTAGTAGTATAACTCCTTTCCACTGGAAGTCAcaaatagggctgccagctttcggttgggaaatatttggagattttgggggtggagcctgaggagggcagcatttggaaggaacttcagtggggtataatgccatagagtccacctgacaaagtggccattttctccaggtgaactgatctcttgcttcctggagatcagttgtagtaaaTAGCTGGACTTCTCTAGCCATCAagctggaggctgacaaccctagtcACAAGGTAGTGAAGTAGATTTTGAGTTTCATGCAGTGGATGTTTCACAAAGTGGATGCTgagggaaagagaggagagaaaaagaTATTGCCTGTGAGGGGCATGCttgagatgccaacctccagatgggaagaggagatccaccagaattacagctcatctccaggattacagagatcagttctgctggagcaaatggatgctctgaagggtggattctatgacattgtaccccagtGAGGTGCCTatcttccccaggttccatcttcaaatctctaggagttcccGAGTTTGGCTATGGGAACCCAACTTCCCATCACCCACTGGTAGTCAGGGGGGTCCTGGCAACCATAGATTAAGTAGGTGCTGAGTGGAAATAATTATTTGtttgagactttggagagctgcagcTAGTCTGAGTAGGAAAAAAACTGAGCTAGAGGAACTAGCAGTTTACTATGTACAGGGCGGCTTCATGGGTCTTCTAGAATGTTAATGTATCATATAGAGGCTGACTTCCCCAACTCCCTTttaacataccatatatacttgtgtataagccgacccgtgtataagccgagccacctaattttactgcccaaacctgggaaaacttattgactcgcatataagctgagagtgggaagccaggaggcagagggagctttttatttgggcagtgacatcgggggagtcactgctcaaataaggagctccctctgccggCCGGCCGGCTGGGCTTCGTCAAAACCcatctggcaggcagagggagctccttatttggacagtgactccccctgatgtcactgcccaaataaggagctccctctgcctcccagggtttgaggaagcccagccagccagggtacCTCGGGGTTCCCCTTTCACcttccgaggagggcagcaacaagcggcttgtgcagccgcacggAGGTTGTCCTGGGTCCACCCCTGGCCTTGTTAGAGGCCTGAAGACCCTGCCGGCTGTGGGGGTTCCCAGTTCGCCCTccggagggcagcaacaagtgacTTCGCTGCAGCAGAGAggttgtcctcccccccccccagctgcggcttgtgattgctagaaaatggtgactcgcatataagctgagcgggcttttctcagtctttaaataagggctgaaaaactcggcttatacttgagtatatacggtgcTAATTTATTTAGATTAAGTGCCTGCAGGTTAGAGAAGGGAATGGGTGCATGGAGTCAGCCCATCTCATGTAAGTGAGAAGAATTTACTTATGACTGGGGGTAGAGGATGTAATCTGAAGTGTACCCAGACTTTCGAGCATAAAGGAGATTCTCTGTTCACTTTAACCTGGTAGGAACTCTATGTGTATGTTAAAATGAATGCATACATAGGATTTTTTCTCCCTCAGAGCATTTTTCTCCCTCAGAGCATTTGTCTTTACAAATGTAGTCAATGGTAGTTTTGAAAATCTATTTCTTTGCTGTAGCCAGAAACcctgattaatttttttctatttcaggTACAGTACTAAACAAGCAGGACATTAGGCCCCCTGAATGAACAAAAAGCCAGAGGACTGTTTGTCTGTATTGATGTATGAGCCCCAGGCACTCATACTTTCCATTTTGAAtatatcttaggccgtttccgcacggcccataaacgacagcctgggggcggtaaaaacgccgcccccaggccgctgttcgcacaggcgccgctgctgcaacgcagcagcggcgacaacTCCGCTTTCCCTTCCCCAGAGCGTCAAGCGcctaaacaactaaccctttaaagggttaagcAATTGTCGCCGAACTCGCGCCgcccgggaagacgctgtctccctcctccgtccgactcacgatgtcctcatcatcgcctgctggccgtcgcagccccgcccacactgtcctccgacctccaggggtgaggAGGGCGGCGATCGAGTAAAGAGATAGGCGGGCTTTCAGCAGACGAAGCGGCTCAACAGGTGTCGTGAAATCGAACTTGGTCGAGCGGAAGAGGCTGGCTCGTCGATCGCGAGCTTACGcccctctcctgcggcggcctctgcttaACCTGCTCTTTCGCTTGCGTGTGGCGGGCTTCCGCCTACgcccgccagaactcttgccagCGTGCGAGGAAATTTATGGCCGTCGCGGAAAAGCTTGGCCTTAAAGCCACAAACCAACAGCTTTGGTATGTTTGAGATCAGTATGATCCTCTGCCCTCTTTTTGTCACGCTTAGGAGAAGAGCAGACATTTCTCTGTGTTGTGCTATTCTTGGAATACGTCCCAAGGCCAGGAGTCTGGAAGGATTCTCCATCCTCCTATTATACTCAGCAGAGGGGAAACGGGTAGCCCTGAAGAATGTGATAGATGAATATATGACCCTTTCATTTTTTGAGAATCATGGTCTCCTGCAGTCCTGACTAGAATCAAGGTATGAATCCCTCATGAACACTACATTCTGTATAGTGTTATTGCAagttaattattatttaatttgagTAAGGCTGCAGTATTTCATGTCTAAAATTTCTATGAATGAATGATGGGAATAAATAAGAAAGTTAATGAGAAAGGGACACTGAAATGTTTAACTGGGAGATTAATAAATAGCTAGAgaaccaacatttaaaaaaatgagctcTAATTAATAGAAGGGTTTTTGTTCAAAGGTAGTGTGAAAtcaattaacatttttaaaggcaATTTTCTTGGATAAACTGTGAttgcttttaattaaaattttatttgcaGAGGGAATCTAATTGTGAAACATATGTGCATAAAAGTCATGTGCAAATTCAAAGAGACCCTGATGCAAAGACCTTTCTGCGTGGCAAAGGATCTTTCCCAACCAACAGGTTGGATCTGTCAGTTTTGACTGCATTTATTACCAGTGTGAATGGTGATAACTGGAAAAGGCAAGACAGCTCATAACTGAACTGAGATAAGCATGGATGACCTTCAAGTTTTTAAATCATGGTCTTAACTGGCACATTACATTAGCTCTCCTcacatgctgatttttttttttttggtaaaaaatgGTTGTTACTAACCCTAATCTTTTTGGGGTAGTGGATTAGAAGTTTAAACAACATTCTGGTGCCTTGAAGACTAGGGCTTGGATTTAGTGATACGTGCACAGAAATCTAGGCAGACAGTGCAGTTTTGCTTGTACAAGATCCTCTGCAACACCTAGTACTTTCCTTTGAGTAGCTTACAGTCCCCAGAAGTTCCCTGCACAATGACCTCAGCAAATGGGGATGCTTCTTGGAATATGCTACATTTATCAGTGTAAGGAGGCAATGTGATATTTTTTCACACCTCTACTTGCTCCAAGGGTGGAACTGCATGCAGAAATTCAAGCTGAACATATTTCTTTTATCATATTTAATGGAGTAGATTCTGCCCATGAAAACTTACGTCACAATAAATCTATAAGGCACACGGGAGCCCTAACCAGAAATGTAATGATCTCTCTAGTCACTGAGGCTGACATGAGGTTATTTGCTCTCTGAAGTTGAATATATGTCTCATCAATGAAACAATCTTGTGTCTGACTATTCTTCAGCGACGATTTCATTTGTTTACAGACACAGATCTCAAGATGCATGTCTGGAACAAATGAAAAGCAACCATTGGAACCAACACTGAGGCCCATTCTGCATAAGCCAAAGAAGCAGCTGCACAACGGAATAAGCATGGCGCAGCCTCGCTTCAGAGGAGGCAGTTGTGTGAACAGCACACCAGGGATGGTGTTCTTactgtccccagggtgctgttgttggcccatgcagaacgggccGGAGTATTTACAAAAGTGAACATTACAAACAAAATCGATTGACAAAATAATGATCTTTATTAACAGTCAACTTTTAACCATGCTGTGCAATCATCTCAAGCCATATGCCATAATTTTTAATAACAATAATTCTGTTAGGAAATGTATTACAGTAAAATGTTGTTCTCTCATATGCCTACTGTAGTCATTACATacccttctcctttcttctgcAGCTTCCAGCTTTTTCTGGATCTCATCAAGGGACACATCTTTCTTCTTCGGAGAAGCTAAAGTTCGTGGTGCTTCTGAGACCGGAGATGGTGGCTTTAAGATCAATTCAAAAGCTTGGCCAGAAGCACGTTTATTGATTTGCTTAACTTCCATATCTATGAAGGAAAAGTTAACATTTCTAAACCATATCTATGAAGGAAAAGTTAACATTTCTAAACCAAAAGTTGTACCAGTCAAGGATTTTTGACAAGGGGGTAACAGAAAGAGGCCTCaaatctacaaaacagttgttcGACCAATAGCACTGTATGGAGCTGAATGCTggccagcaacaagaaaacatggACAAGCCCTTCATATCATGGAAGTGAGGATGCTTTGATAGATGCTAAACCTGATGCTATTCAACCATGTGCCAAACAATGACATAcggcaaagacttaaaataacaccaattgaCCAATACATGAGACAGGCATGGCTACAGTGGTATGGCCATGTCATGCGCCATGAGGAATCATCCGTTccaaagacagccctgcaccttgaacctggtggcagacccaaaaaaggtggatggacacaatcaatgaagacctgcaggcaaagaaccttaccccagaagacactcaaaatcatGACCTCTGGAAgaaacagttacaaaactgaccctgcacatGCAGGAAACCAGTTCGGAAAGAAGAAGGTTACAGAAAGAGGCTATAAAGCTGTCTGCAATGAGATGGTATAATGGTTCCCTATGTTCTCATCCTGCATATGTTTCCATGTTAGAAAAGCTTGCAGTAATTGTACATTTTAGGATTTCTAATAATTTGAAAAGATGCTAGTAAAATGTTCCTTCTTGGAGGAGGGGATTAGTATAGCTATCTACAGAAGTTATCTAATAAAGAATGAATTTTATGTAAACTTGATAAtacaatgaattaaaataatatttaaaaagcagACCTATACATCAATCTGAACACCAGCATaattatggtttttaaaaagcatttctatCTGCTTTTTTGCTAGAATTTGTGGTGAATTAACTTGTACTAGCATTGATAAAGAGACATTCATTGTGATAAAATTTAGGCAGTCAGTAAGATCTAGTAGGTGTTGGGAGAGGTGGCAAATggcttttctaaataaaataaaacaaataatagccAGAAACAATGGCTGAATAATTAAATTATTGAATAAGCAACAATTACAAACTAGGAGAGCAGAAAGTATAATTTTCCAGGTTAGTAGCAACTTTTTGGTTATCAAAATGATTACACTAAAAATTACTCACCatcatatgtatatatattgatGTTGCGAGGTTCAGGATAAAAACAGGAGCAGATCAAAGAAAGCATAGAAAGCTCCTTCATCTTTTCCTTGTAGGCTGAAATAAAAGAAGACCATATTAGTATTTTTTACCTTCCTAGTTTCCTATCTTGCAGAATGTTTATTTTAGATGGCAATTAGAGCTGTGGCACATCTGCAAAATTAATTGCTTTCCTAAAATTTGGGGATATCTCACAATGTGAAAGGTTTCTCCtaaattttaaccttttcttatAAGAATTTTTAATAGACCATAACGGTACTACGGAATTTTTCCCCATGGCATCTAACCTTGTGTGCTGACCTTTAATTTAAGTTTTAACACGATCTTGTATCCTTTCATTTCTAACATATTCTTCAGAGCAAACAAACATAAGAACCTAGTGGTCCATCAAGTCTAATATCCTATCTCAAACAATggtcaaccagttactctggaagtccaacaacagggTATAAAGGGTAAGGCCTTCTTGATATTGTCTCctggcattggtattcagaggtttactgactctgaacatggaggttccccttagtcaccatagctagtagcaggggtggagcaagggggaactgcgctcgaGGCACGCaagtgccctgcgcccctgctgtggtgctgtccgcccccgccccaccacagaatgccccctccatgtcccggccacacccctgctgTGGCCTTGCCTGGGGTGTCGCACCTCCccgccctgttggtgctacaccactggctagtagccactaataGGGCCatctctacagaaaatggcact
The window above is part of the Sphaerodactylus townsendi isolate TG3544 linkage group LG09, MPM_Stown_v2.3, whole genome shotgun sequence genome. Proteins encoded here:
- the STMN2 gene encoding stathmin-2, coding for MAKTAMAYKEKMKELSMLSLICSCFYPEPRNINIYTYDDMEVKQINKRASGQAFELILKPPSPVSEAPRTLASPKKKDVSLDEIQKKLEAAEERRRSQEAQVLKQLAEKREHEREVLQKALEENNNFSKMAEEKLIQKMEQIKENREANLAALVERLQEKERHAAEVRRNKELQVELSG